Genomic window (Pirellulales bacterium):
ATGGACGTCCGCCGTGGGTCGTACGGTGACGCCGGTCGGAAAGCCGGATGCTGGAAATCAGCACGTCCGGTTTGATGAGCGGGGACGGAAAACGGAGCGGACCCTTCAGGGCTCAGCCACCGCGTCCGTCCTCGACTCTACAATCGTGCTCGAACGCGTGCCTCTCGGCTGGCCGCAACGGCACAAAGCGCCGCGACTGATTCGGCCAGAGAACTAACTTTTCTTCTGATGGCGCTTTCGCAGTCGGACGCCAGGGCCGCCGCCGTTCTCGTCGATGAACTCGACGCCGGCGCTTTCGAGTGCTTGGCGAACCGCTAGATCATTGGCCGATGTCATCGATGTTTCGTTTTCGGCGCCTTCAGCACGCCTAATCGTCGCCAGGCCCAGGGTGGCTTCGCGAGCAAGATCCTCGGCGCTCCACCTCAATAAACCGCGCGCAGCCCTAATCTGAGGACTCGTCAAAGGCTTTCCTTTTCGACTTGACTTCATTCAAATCTAACGATACGTTTCCGATCACATGATCGTATTATGGAATCGGCTGGAAAGTATCAGACGCGATTTCCGATGCGTGAGGAAGTCATGACTTCGAACGTGTGGACAAAAACCAGCCAGGATCGCCGGCATTTCATTGGCGGCTCGGACGCTCGGATCATCATGGGCGATGACGAAGCCGCTCTAGTCCGGCTTTGGCGCGAAAAGCGGGGCGAAATCGGACCCGAGGACCTGTCCGGCAACCTCGTGGTTCAGCTCGGGCTGGCGACCGAAGACCTGAACCGGCGCTGGTATGAGGCCAATACCGGGCAGATGGTCATCGACGTCCAACGTAAGATCCGCCACCCGGTGCTGCGCTGGATGGGCGCGACGCTCGATGGACGTGTAGAGGGCAGTGATGCGGTGTTCGAGGCCAAATTCATGTTGCCGTGGTTGTTCTCGGAAGAGGTGGCGGCCGAAAAATATATGCCAGCACAATATGTGGGTGGTGGCGGCAAGGACCGCTGTGCTCTCGGTGATCACCGGCGGCGGCAAATGGGTCGAGATCGTGGCCCATGCCGATCCGCTCTATCAGCACCTGATCGTGACTGCGGAGCGCAAGTTCTGGCGTTGTGTCGAGACTGGCAAACAGCCCCGGCTGTTCGGCGTCGAGCCGCCCAAGCCGCGGCTGGAAGCAGTCCGGATTGTCGACATGACGTCATCCAATACCTGGGCCGAATTTGCGGCGGTCTTTTTGCGAACCCGAGGGCCGCATCTCGAGCACGAACAAGCAAAGGCTGAACTGAAGAACCTGATGCCCGAAGATGCCAAGGAGGCGAGTGGCCATGGTATACGCGCCAAGCGCTCCAAATCCGGCGCCATCAGCCTTGATCTTCTAGACCGGGAGACTAGCCATGCAGCGGTCTAGTCCCTCGATCGCTGCGCTCGCCGCCGCACTGGCCAAGGCGCAGATCGAACTTGCCAATCCCGAGAAGTCGCTCATCGGCACGATCGAACCGCAAGGCGGGGAGGGCGGGGCACGGCAGTTCCGCTATGCACCGCTCTCGAGCGGGCTTGAGATCGTGCGCAAGACGCTTGGGCAACACGAAATCGCAACAGTGCAGACCACCGCGGTCGATCAGGCTTCGGGCCTCGTCAATCTGACCACGATTCTTGCGCACGCGTCAGGCGAATGGATCGCCTCTGACTGGCCAGTCTGTCCGATTGCGGAGACCGAACGGCCGCACAGCATGGGCGCGGCGCTGACCTATGCCCGGCGCTACGCCTTATTCACGCTCGTCGGTATCGCTGGCGAGGATGATCTCGATGCACCGGATCCTGATCAGTCCATCGCAGTCGACGCCAGGACATAACCGCAGGCCAATCCGCGGCAACGGCAGGCTGGATGGCAAGTTGTCCAAACTCGCCGCGCGAACGCCAATCGCGCGGCCGGAAAAACCTGCAGTCGACAACGGCAAGGCAAAACTGCTTACCGCCGTTCGCCTGGACATCGCCGCATCGGCCCACCTCCGCGACATCATGC
Coding sequences:
- a CDS encoding ERF family protein: MQRSSPSIAALAAALAKAQIELANPEKSLIGTIEPQGGEGGARQFRYAPLSSGLEIVRKTLGQHEIATVQTTAVDQASGLVNLTTILAHASGEWIASDWPVCPIAETERPHSMGAALTYARRYALFTLVGIAGEDDLDAPDPDQSIAVDART